From one Mya arenaria isolate MELC-2E11 chromosome 4, ASM2691426v1 genomic stretch:
- the LOC128232724 gene encoding PHD finger protein 23-like — protein sequence MTDDIFKAPRTKRMPGKRDIEPGGVSPPKKGRTKDDFYTFCSWVLTYTQYEQWKQDEIRSRDNTSPLDSASSTAGSYSSESTLSTSSKEDNSPNLDLHDSEDESFELITCFCMKPYAGRPMIECSECNTWIHLSCAKIRKTNIPDTFVCNLCKEKQFKSRKSSRVRIENKRITV from the exons ATGACGGATGATATCTTTAAAg cTCCAAGGACTAAAAGAATGCCTGGCAAACGAGATATAGAG CCTGGTGGTGTTTCCCCTCCAAAGAAAGGACGCACTAAAGATGACTTCTACACTTTCTGTTCCTGGGTCCTCACATACACTCAATATGAACAGTGGAAACAAGAC GAAATCCGGTCCAGAGACAACACCAGTCCGCTTGACAGCGCATCAAGCACGGCAGGGAGCTATTCATCAGAGTCCACCCTGTCCACCAGCAGTAAGGAAGACAACTCACCAAACCTGGATCTTCACGACTCTG AGGATGAGAGTTTCGAGTTGATCACCTGTTTCTGTATGAAACCATACGCTGGGAGGCCAATGATCGAATGCTCCGAGTGCAACACTTGGATCCACCTGTCTTGTGCAAAGATTCGCAAAACCAACATACCAGACACTTTTGTGTGCAATTTGTGCAAAGAGAAACAATTCAAATCCAGGAAGTCAAGTCGTGTGAGAATAGAAAATAAGCGGATCACTGTATAG
- the LOC128232605 gene encoding uncharacterized protein LOC128232605, producing the protein MELSDLLVTVLILQISLCTGISVSTNGGMDRLIQLQLLQYTQGSTLVDGLVLAGTIVEGGPVYGRDRKILGGQSVHPGLAFVDFGFQLDKCPPRTFGYQCKSWVPVECEVNRHLVYRGKLCTCKVNVC; encoded by the exons ATGGAACTTTCTGATCTTCTTGTCACTGTGTTGATATTACAGATCTCTCTTTGTACAg GCATTTCCGTGAGCACGAACGGAGGGATGGACCGCCTCATCCAGCTCCAGTTGCTGCAGTACACCCAGGGCAGCACGCTCGTGGACGGCCTCGTGCTCGCCGGCACCATCGTGGAGGGCGGGCCTGTCTACGGGCGCGATCGAAAGATCCTTGGCGGCCAGAGTGTTCATCCAGGACTTGCGTTTGTGGATTTTGGATTCCAATTAGACAAGTGTCCTCCTCGAACGTTCGGTTACCAGTGCAAGAGCTGGGTTCCAGTCGAGTGCGAAGTAAACAGACACCTTGTGTACCGGGGGAAATTGTGCACGTGCAAAGTGAACGTGTGCTAA